The following is a genomic window from Phaseolus vulgaris cultivar G19833 chromosome 6, P. vulgaris v2.0, whole genome shotgun sequence.
ttttcctttattTCATTACGCATTTGTTCATTCATTTGTGttcttatttcttcttttataatCTGGTCATTGTATTGCCTTATCTACCATATATTGTCTTCAATTTCGCAAACCATCATCATTTTCACTTTATCATTatgttttccctttttctctCTAGAAGataaccttcacacttacttaaccacttggttaagttcgtgtccagcgACAATCTTCTTTAATCTTATCACCatattctgttaaggttacaaCTTCTTTTAGATGTGTGGAGGTTTTAATACTTCAACTTCCACTCAACTTCATCCTAATAATTTGTGTTTTGTACATTGCGCACTCACTTAAAAATTGTTTTGGTGCCAAACTTTTTTCTATAGGATTAGTGGGGTGGGTTATGACCCTATATCAATCTTCCTACAAAACTTTCAAAGGAAAGTTTCTCAGGTTTGAGCTTTGACCATGTGCCCAAACTCAACAAAAAGTTTAATGTAGAGAATGGGAGTTTTGATGTTTAAAATCCAAGATGAAGCTTAAAGCcttgctgcttttggtttggaTGTAGTTTAGAGTGTTTAGAATTTATGTAAATATCAGTTCTTAATTTCTGCACAAAGCTTGCTCAACCTATTTTTAAAAGCAAAGTGTTTTTCTAAAgtcaagagaaaaacaaccggttgagtTATCGGGATAACCAATTGTTTGTTACCTTGCTAGCAAAGTgttttgaaacttttttttaacttattgaCTCATTTAACCGATTAACTCGTGGTTTTAACTAGTTAAATATATGCCTTCATAACAActttttgaaaaactgttttaactattttaaaattgttttagctGATTCAAGTGCCTCAGACGGCTTTTGaaatgctataaatatagccttctttcaaatgttttagtAATGAAAAAGAGAGAAGTGTACCGACCCGTcaccgggcgttgaccaaaggcaaagtcaaagtcaaagtcaaacatatggtgggacccaccAAGGGGCATAAGGGAAAAAGTCAATAGGTTGACCactttgggcgtcgccaggtgtgggcgACGCCATGTTGAGGCGTCGTTGATgttaccccccgatacccacgggtagggaagaccgtggagggggcgacacggTAAGAGGTCACGGTACGGGTGaagaggcctcgggcctcggtacctcagaacagtagtaaagagaagagaaaggtggcttcaaggccatagtcccagtaccagtagggggtaacctgactcttgaagtacccacgccacctctggagaatccctgggatagatacgacccaggagagggccactcccatgtgcatggtacgagaggaagacAGATACACTCttagggcgagtgactagaagctggggcgcatgagCTGGAACCCAAGTAGTCACCCctcgcgccagatgcactccgGGGAAGGAAGACTTATACGTTGGagtttccctaagttgggttaccgcgttgtaaggccttccacgtggaatCGCGGTTAAGTCAGAAGGACACGTGGCAGTCTGAAACCttagtaaggtacgttttttcAGTTGCACGTTTTACTCAGATTACACACACACTCTAATTGCTTGCTCGCTTACTCATTGTATGCACGAGTGGTTGGAGagggaaagagagagaaaagttaGTTACGATACAgttacggtgctccgatacggaggttttgatgtttcttgcttgcttacttgatcgtcggagtgcaaacggccgcgagggcaccCTTTGCTCACTTCATTTCAGATACTCACGGCGGCGTAAGGCGGAGATCTGAGTTGAGGACGAAGGAGTCCCTGTTCGCGAGTTAGAGCCACGCACTAAGACTTTCtcagtcaaccggcaggaacatttggcgcccaccgtggggcagatTTAAAACATCAGCTCCCACCGCAAGTGTTAGAGGTTTTTCAGTTGCAGTTTTCGAGATTAGGTTTCAAGAATCGCCCAAGATCCACAGTTCATCGTGAAGTTCAGTTCAGTTCACCATTTGTTCGTGTTTGTTTGAGGTTTGCTGGTGATACACTCTCGCTCGTGGTTTCCACCGATTATTTTCCGATTGAACTCAGTTTTCGCCGGTTGTTCGTTAGTCCAGTTCGAGTTCCCAtcgttttcttcattttcttgaaGTTTCAACCGTTCGTTCTTTAGTTTCACCAAGTTTTCACCGTTCGTTCGCAATCTCGCTCGATTCCACCGGAGAGTTTGTCAGAACCGCCGTAACAGTTAGAAGAGTTTAAAGAAACTGCTGAAAATGAGGACCACCAGGCAAAGTTCGACGCGCGCTGAGAGCGGAGACATGACCATGCAACAGGTCATGGATATGATGCAGAGATTGTAGGAGGCAATGACAGCATTGAAGGTtgagcaggaacgcatgcaaaCGGATCTCGCGGCGTCTCAGGCGAGAAATGAAGAGTTATGCCGCGCGAATGAGGAGTTGGGCAACGGGTTGCGCAACAACTCAGGGCTACGCGATGCAGATGAGCGCGAGTGTTTCACTCCACCAAGGGAGTTCTCTACGCCATTCTCGCAGTCAATCTTGGAGGCGGTGATCCCTAACACGTTCGTAGGTCCTAAGGTGACCTTCACTGGGATGGAAGACCCCgaagcacatctcactgcgtttcacacgcagatgatgttggtaggcggctccgatgccGTAAGGTgtaagctctttatgagcacgttgactgggatggccatggattggttcatcagccttccagatggccatatcacatctttcacACAGCTTTCCCAGCTATTCAGGGAGCAGTACCTAGCGAACAGGGCCCCACCACCAGTTTCGTACGActtgtttgacgtgaagcagtatcaaggcgaGACCTTAAAGGAATATATTAATCGCTTCAGAGCccaggtggtgaaggttggcaccacgGAGGAGCCCATGATCGTCCGCAACCGTCCCCGAACTTTTGCTGAGATAAGGCGACGCGCTGTGGAACACATCGCCACTGAGGGCGAGGTATGTGAGAAGCGCACAAGTGTTGCGCACGCACCCCCGAGCACAACGAGGGTCAACGAGGCcgcgacgggaaggaagaatcAGGAGAGGAGACGCCCATACGAGGCGAGGAGGCCCCAAGCTAGGGGTCGAGCAGAGGAAAACAGGCCGGCGAGGGAAGGAAATAGGCCGATAAGGCACAATTTCGTGGTGGAGCTCAAAGATCTTATTGTTGTGCCAAACATAGCTGATAGGCTGAGGCCACCAGTGAAGACAGATAAAGTGCTGGGACCTCACAAAGACtcgtggtgtgagttccacgaggcaTTTGGGCACCACATCAAcaactgtttggcgctgggcCATCAGTTAGATGAACTGGTGAAGAATGGTTTTCTGAAAGATTACCTGGCCGGGTCTGCTACGGTCGCGACCTTGGCAGTACCAGAGGAAGATCAGGCGCATGAAATGCCAATCCACGGAGAAGTACACACCATCTCTGGTGGCTTCTCAGGAGGGGGGCCCACTGCCTCTCAGCGCAAGAGGTATGTGAGGTCAGTGAATTCAGTTGTTGGAGAGGGTTCGGACGACCCGTGGGAGACAAACCTGGTGTTCACGAAAGCTGATCTACGTGATGTCAtcccacatgacaatgaccccgtggttaTTTCAGTTGTCACAGTTGGGAGAAAGGTGCATAGAgttctcgtcgaccagggcagttcTGTAGATGTCATGTTTtagtcgaccttcaacaagctgcagttgTCCCCTAACCTACTGAGGCCCTAcactggatgcttgtatgggtttgcaggGGACCAAGTGGAGGTACGTGGCTACTTGGAGCTAAGGACGACGTTTACGGATGGAACGACGTCCAGTACAGAGAGCATTTGATACTTGGTAGTTAATGCCAATTCAACTTACAATATTCTGCTGGGTAGGCCAGCGCTGAACATGCTAAGAGCAgtggcctccacgcgccacatgaagatgaagctgccagacctTAGTGGCAGGGTGATTGTGATCAAGTCTGATCAAGAGGAGGCCCGAAAATTCTATGAGAACAGCTTAAAAACAAAAAGGGGCGTGGTTATGGTGATGGAACGCCCACCCGTTTCAGATACGCCAATGGAGGTAGAGCCcttggaagaggcgacgcccgcggAGTCAACGCTTGTCGAGGCCTCACCCGCGGAGGCGACGCCCAGGGAAGACGCGCACTTAAAAGAAACACATGGGGAGGCCTCGCCCATGGAAGAAGTATCCGAGGGAGCCTCGCCCATGGAAGAAGCGTAAGAGGAGGCCACGCCTGAAGCACCTGATGGGGCGACACCTATAAGAGAAGGCAGCAGAGGTGAGTCTCGTGCGGAGAGTGTGCGAGACAGGCGACCCCAACCAGTAGCCAACATGGTGGAAAGGCAGATA
Proteins encoded in this region:
- the LOC137832987 gene encoding uncharacterized protein yields the protein MTALKVEQERMQTDLAASQARNEELCRANEELGNGLRNNSGLRDADERECFTPPREFSTPFSQSILEAVIPNTFVGPKVTFTGMEDPEAHLTAFHTQMMLVGGSDAVRCKLFMSTLTGMAMDWFISLPDGHITSFTQLSQLFREQYLANRAPPPVSYDLFDVKQYQGETLKEYINRFRAQVVKVGTTEEPMIVRNRPRTFAEIRRRAVEHIATEGEVCEKRTSVAHAPPSTTRVNEAATGRKNQERRRPYEARRPQARGRAEENRPAREGNRPIRHNFVVELKDLIVVPNIADRLRPPVKTDKVLGPHKDSWCEFHEAFGHHINNCLALGHQLDELVKNGFLKDYLAGSATVATLAVPEEDQAHEMPIHGEVHTISGGFSGGGPTASQRKRYVRSVNSVVGEGSDDPWETNLVFTKADLRDVIPHDNDPVVISVVTVGRKVHRVLVDQGSSVDVMF